One segment of Castanea sativa cultivar Marrone di Chiusa Pesio chromosome 3, ASM4071231v1 DNA contains the following:
- the LOC142628568 gene encoding uncharacterized protein LOC142628568 → MGIDVDGGSAEELDKIFIGEGKERYFQVGSQLPVSEKEELVKFLKDNIDVFAWTTYDVSGINPEFICHHLNVSLDAVPRKQPLWRASQVHAEAVKEEVNKLKQAGAIKEIFYPEWLANTVVVKKKNGKWRVCVDFIDLNKLGRNLEAYIDDMVIKSKRVWNHLRDLQETFSVLRRCRPVYHLLHKLRDFQWTDECNLAFEDLKQYLANPPILSRSEKEEVLYAYLAVTDYAVLANFVVEFTEGGIRQEDVMLAVKSIGSGSVLLWEVYTDGASNRKGAGIGIVLITPEKLVMEKSLRLGFVATNNEAEYEALLAGTQMVRHLEGEIIELYCDSRLIVGQVNGEFEARDERMKKYLDRFKGMLGTFKSFKVRQIPRGQNAHADSLAMLATSLGSKLLRTMMVEDLMTSSLIGIPVVEVHSIHVGPSWMDSIVTFLKHGMLPEDKVEAEKVRRSAPRYWLFGEHKLYKCSYSGPYLLCVHPEAIKPLLEELHEGICGSHTGGRSLAHRAMTQGKAFRRYCGDLGIRNGYSTPAYPQGNGQAEATNKVILAGLKKRLDNAKGRWVEELPYVLWTYRTTPRRSTGETPFSMTYGMEAVIPLESGFPTLRSNQYNVESNHDMLCDSLNTIEERREVASVKMGSYQQKLKQTYDKRVKSRPLVLGDLVLRKVVGTAKNPAWGKLGPNWEGLYRIMSVADVGAYRLEDLDGKLVHRP, encoded by the exons ATGGGTATTGATGTGGATGGAGGTTCCGCTGAAGAACTGGACAAGATATTTATAGGGGAGGGTAAGGAGAGATATTTTCAGGTGGGATCCCAATTGCCAGTATCAGAAAAGGAGGAATTAGTTAAGTTCTTAAAggataacattgatgtttttgcatggacgacCTATGATGTCTCGGGAATTAATCCAGAGTTTATTTGTCACCATTTGAATGTTAGTCTCGACGCAGTGCCCCGCAAGCAGCCTCTTTGGCGTGCGTCCCAAGTGCATGCCGAGGCAGTAAAAGAGGAGGTTAATAAGTTAAAGCAAGCTGGGGCAATCAAGGAAATCTTTTATCCTGAGTGGCTTGCTAATActgttgtggttaaaaagaagaacggaaagtggagagtttgtgtcgATTTCATTGATCTGAATAAG TTGGGGCGTAATCTGGAAGCatatattgatgacatggtaatTAAAAGTAAGCGAGTATGGAACCATTTGAGGGACTTGCAAGAAACCTTCTCAGTCCTTAGGAG gtgtcgacctgtttatcaccTTTTGCATAAATTGAGAGATTTTCAATGGACGGATGAGTGTAATttggcttttgaggatttgaagCAATATTTGGCGAATCCACCAATACTATCACGGTCGGAGAAGGAAGAAGTGTTGTATGCCTATTTAGCAGTTACAGATTATGCG GTTCTTGCCAATTTCGTGGTTGAATTTACGGAGGGTGGCATTAGGCAGGAAGATGTTATGCTAGCCGTGAAGTCTATTGGGTCGGGGAGTGTCCTTCTTTGGGAAGTTTATACGGATGGGGCATCTAACCGAAAGGGAGCAGGGATTGGAATTGTGTTGATCACCCCTGAGAAATTAGTCATGGAAAAGTCCTTACGGCTAGGGTTTgtagccactaataatgaggctgagtatgaagctcttCTGGCAGGCACTCAAATGGTTAGGCATCTGGAAGGAGAAATAATTGAACTCTATTGTGATTCCAGATTAATTGTCGGACAAGTTAACGGAGAATTTGAGGCAAGagatgaaagaatgaaaaaatatctCGACCGCTTCAAAGGGATGTTAGGCACGTTTAAAAGTTTTAAAGTAAGACAAATTCCAAGAGGGCAGAATGCTCATGCCGATTCGTTGGCCATGTTAGCCACATCCTTGGGCTCGAAGTTACTGCGGACGATGATGGTAGAGGATTTGATGACTTCTAGTCTTATTGGCATCCCGGTAGTCGAGGTTCACAGCATTCACGTTGGCCCGAGCTGGATGGATTCGATTGTGACCTTTTTAAAACATGGTATGTTACCCGAGGACAAAGTGGAAGCAGAGAAGGTACGGAGAAGCGCCCCCCGTTATTGGCTTTTTGGGGAGCACAAGTTGTACAAATGTTCTTACTCGGGGCCATATCTGCTCTGCGTGCATCCTGAAGCTATTAAGCCTTTattggaagagttgcatgagGGAATATGTGGAAGTCATACTGGGGGAAGATCGTTAGCCCACAGGGCCATgactcaagg caaggcttttCGTAGGTATTGTGGGGATCTGGGAATAAGGAATGGATACTCAACACCGGCCtaccctcaaggaaatggtcaagcTGAGGCTACAAACAAGGTCATTTTGGCAGGGTTAAAGAAGCGATTAGACAATGCTAAAGGaagatgggtagaggagttgCCTTATGTGTTGTGGACTTATCGTACTACCCCCCGAAGGTCAACGGGcgagacacccttttcaatgacatATGGAATGGAGGCGGTAATCCCGTTGGAGTCAGGCTTTCCCACCTTGAGATCTAATCAGTATAATGTTGAGAGCAATCATGACATGTTATGCGATAGTTTGAATACtattgaagaaagaagagaagtggCCAGTGTGAAGATGGGTAGCTACCAACAGAAACTCAAGCAAACGTATGATAAAAGAGTGAAGTCGAGACCTTTAGTACTAGGAGATTTGGTTTTGAGAAAAGTAGTGGGGACAGCAAAGAATCCTGCCTGGGGTAAGTTAgggcctaattgggaaggactaTATAGAATTATGTCTGTAGCAGATGTGGGGGCCTATCGTTTAGAAGATTTAGATGGAAAATTAGTTCATCGCCCCTAG
- the LOC142629379 gene encoding putative aldo-keto reductase 1, whose translation MAEGNKVQIPRLKLGNQGLGVSKLGFGCMSLTGAYNSPLSEEDGISIVKYAFNKGITFFDTSDVYGPHSNEILIGKALKQLPREKIQIATKFGIQRSGFPQTQVNGSPEYVRSSCEASLQRLDVQYIDLYYQHRVDTKVPIEETVGELKKLVDEGKVKYIGLSEASPDTIRRAHAVHPISAVQMEWSLWTRDIEEEIIPLCRELGIGIVPYSPLGRGFFAGKGVVENLDANSRLATHPRFHGENLEKNKTIYARIERLARKHQCTPAQLALAWVFKQGDDIAPIPGTTKIKNLDDNIGSLNVKLTEDDLKEITDAVPIEEVAGGRSHQNMDHFLWKFANTPPQN comes from the exons ATGGCGGAAGGGAACAAAGTCCAAATTCCAAGGCTGAAACTGGGCAATCAAGGCCTTGGG GTCTCAAAATTGGGGTTTGGATGTATGTCCCTGACTGGAGCCTACAATTCTCCTCTCTCTGAGGAGGATGGAATCTCAATAGTAAAGTATGCATTCAATAAGGGAATCACTTTCTTTGATACATCTGATGTTTATGGACCCCATTCTAATGAAATTCTGATTGGAAAG GCCTTGAAACAGTTGccaagagagaaaattcaaatagCCACCAAATTTGGCATCCAAAGATCAGGATTTCCTCAGACGCAGGTGAATGGTAGCCCTGAGTATGTTCGCTCAAGTTGTGAGGCTAGCTTGCAGCGTCTTGATGTGCAATATATTGATCTGTATTATCAGCATCGGGTAGACACAAAAGTACCCATTGAAGAAACT GTTGGTGAACTTAAGAAACTGGTGGATGAGGGAAAAGTCAAATATATTGGTCTATCTGAAGCCAGCCCAGACACAATAAGGAGGGCACATGCTGTGCATCCCATCTCAGCTGTACAAATGGAGTGGTCTCTCTGGACTCGTGATATCGAGGAGGAGATAATTCCACTTTGCAG GGAGCTTGGCATTGGTATAGTTCCATACAGTCCTCTTGGCCGTGGTTTTTTCGCTGGCAAAGGAGTTGTGGAAAATTTGGATGCAAATAGCCGCCTG gCCACACACCCTCGGTTCCATGGAGAAAATTTGGAGAAGAACAAGACCATTTATGCTCGAATAGAAAGACTTGCTAGAAAGCACCAATGCACTCCTGCTCAGCTAGCACTTGCATGGGTTTTTAAACAAGGAGACGACATTGCGCCCATACCTG GGACAACTAAGATCAAGAACTTGGATGACAATATTGGCTCTTTGAACGTGAAACTTACAGAAGATGACCTGAAGGAGATAACTGATGCTGTACCAATCGAAGAAGTAGCTGGTGGTAGAAGCCATCAAAACATGGATCATTTTCTATGGAAGTTTGCTAACACTCCTCCACAAAACTAA
- the LOC142629380 gene encoding putative aldo-keto reductase 1, giving the protein MAEGNEVQIPKVKLGKQGFEVSKLGFGCMSLTGAYNSPIPEEDGISIIKYAFSNGITFFDTSDAYGPHSNEILLGKALKQLPREKIQIATKFGIEKVGFPHMQVNGSPEYVRSCCEASLKRLDVQYIDLYYQHRVDTKVPIEDTVGELKKLVNEGKVKYIGLSEASPDTIRRAHAVHPITAVQMEWSIWTRDIEDEIIPLCRELGIGIVPYSPLGRGFFAGKGVVENLDANSSLALHPRFQGENLDKNKTIYSRIENLARKHQCSPAQLALAWVFKQGQDVAPIPGTSKIKNLENNIGSLNVKLTEEDLKEISDAVPIKDVAGGRSYQNMDHFQWKFANTPPKN; this is encoded by the exons gtctCAAAGTTGGGGTTTGGATGTATGTCCCTGACTGGAGCCTACAATTCTCCCATCCCTGAGGAGGACGGGATCTCGATAATAAAGTACGCTTTCAGTAATGGTATCACTTTCTTTGATACATCTGACGCTTATGGACCCCATTCTAATGAAATTCTGCTTGGAAAG GCCTTGAAGCAGTTGCCAAGAGAGAAAATTCAGATAGCCACCAAATTTGGCATTGAAAAAGTAGGATTTCCTCACATGCAAGTGAATGGTAGCCCTGAGTATGTTCGCTCATGCTGTGAGGCTAGCTTGAAGCGTCTTGATGTGCAATACATTGATCTGTATTATCAGCATCGGGTAGACACAAAAGTACCCATAGAAGACACT GTTGGTGAACTTAAGAAACTGGTAAATGAGGGAAAAGTCAAGTATATTGGTCTATCTGAAGCCAGCCCTGATACAATAAGGAGGGCACATGCTGTGCATCCCATCACAGCTGTACAAATGGAGTGGTCTATCTGGACTCGTGATATTGAGGACGAGATAATTCCACTGTGCAG GGAACTTGGCATTGGAATAGTTCCATACAGTCCTCTTGGCCGTGGTTTTTTTGCTGGCAAAGGAGTTGTGGAAAATTTGGATGCAAATAGCTCCTTG gcGTTGCACCCTCGTTTCCAAGGAGAAAATTTGGACAAGAACAAGACCATTTATAGTCGCATAGAAAACCTTGCTAGAAAGCACCAATGCTCTCCTGCTCAGCTAGCACTTGCATGGGTTTTCAAACAGGGACAAGACGTTGCACCCATACCTG GGACAAGTAAGATCAAGAACCTGGAAAACAATATCGGCTCCTTGAACGTGAAACTTACGGAAGAAGACCTGAAGGAGATATCGGATGCTGTACCAATCAAAGACGTGGCAGGTGGAAGAAGCTATCAAAACATGGATCATTTTCAATGGAAGTTCGCTAACACTCCtcctaaaaattaa